From one Acidobacteriota bacterium genomic stretch:
- a CDS encoding ABC transporter ATP-binding protein, whose amino-acid sequence MLRFIGGLIRPYRGTLVIILVAMLVETLMSLAAPWPLKIILDNVVADKKMAPWLHDILSPMLEHSGRLHVALVAACLYVAISALGALASYIDNYFTESAGQWVAHDLRMRMYNHLQRLSLGYYSTHQTGPILSTLTSDISTIQGFASSSTLDILVDMLTIVSMLGLMFWLNWDFTLIAVAVTPFLLFFVSRFKKAVKAATHEVRKEQSAIVAVVQQGLESIQAVKAFGQEKTEEEMLQTVSQATVAAALKARSVKALLSPVVTVVVALCTAIVLWRGAALILAGTMTVGSLTVYLAYLSRFFKPVKDLATTTNAIAQVTVGVERVRSILDTDTVIPEKSDPIDATKIKGDIELRNVAFGYDAATPILTDVSFRIGPGEFVGIVGPTGAGKSTVVSLIPRFYDVQGGSVLVDGIDVRDYRIPSLRDNIGYVLQDTVLFHGTIYENIAFGNPHATKDEVMAAAKLANADEFIAKMPLGYDTPVGERGSTLSGGQRQRIGIARVMVRDNPILLLDEPTAALDSESEKLVIDALEKLMKGKTVIAIAHRLTTIRDADQIIVISGGVVAEDGSHAELLQKNGIYADLYRTQFDTGEKAAVS is encoded by the coding sequence ATGCTGCGGTTTATCGGCGGTCTGATCCGTCCCTATCGCGGGACGCTGGTGATCATCCTGGTTGCCATGCTGGTCGAGACGCTGATGAGCCTCGCTGCTCCCTGGCCGCTCAAGATCATCCTCGACAACGTCGTTGCCGACAAGAAGATGGCTCCGTGGCTCCACGACATCCTGAGCCCGATGCTGGAGCACAGCGGGCGGCTGCACGTTGCGCTGGTAGCGGCGTGCCTTTACGTTGCGATCTCTGCGCTGGGAGCGCTGGCCTCGTACATCGACAACTACTTCACCGAGAGCGCCGGGCAGTGGGTGGCGCACGACCTGCGCATGAGGATGTACAACCACCTGCAGCGGCTCTCGCTGGGCTACTACAGCACACACCAGACGGGGCCGATCCTCAGCACGCTGACCTCGGACATCTCGACGATCCAGGGCTTCGCCTCGTCGTCCACACTCGACATTCTCGTCGATATGCTCACCATCGTCTCCATGCTGGGGCTGATGTTCTGGCTCAACTGGGACTTCACGCTGATCGCAGTTGCCGTCACGCCGTTTCTGCTGTTCTTCGTCTCGCGTTTCAAGAAGGCCGTGAAAGCCGCGACGCACGAGGTGCGCAAAGAGCAGAGCGCCATCGTCGCCGTGGTGCAGCAGGGGCTGGAGTCGATACAGGCCGTCAAGGCCTTCGGGCAGGAGAAGACCGAGGAAGAGATGCTGCAAACCGTGAGCCAGGCCACGGTAGCCGCCGCTTTGAAGGCGCGCAGCGTCAAAGCCCTTCTGTCGCCTGTGGTGACGGTCGTTGTAGCCCTTTGCACGGCGATTGTGCTGTGGCGCGGAGCCGCGTTGATCCTGGCCGGAACGATGACGGTGGGTTCGCTGACTGTGTATCTCGCCTACCTGAGCCGCTTCTTCAAGCCGGTCAAAGACCTCGCCACGACCACCAACGCCATTGCGCAGGTTACGGTAGGCGTGGAGCGCGTTCGCTCGATCCTCGACACCGACACCGTCATTCCCGAGAAGAGCGATCCCATCGATGCGACGAAGATCAAGGGCGACATCGAGTTGCGCAACGTGGCCTTCGGCTACGATGCCGCGACGCCGATCCTTACCGACGTCTCGTTCCGCATCGGGCCGGGTGAGTTCGTTGGCATCGTAGGGCCAACGGGCGCGGGCAAATCCACCGTCGTCAGCCTGATTCCCCGCTTCTACGACGTGCAGGGCGGTTCTGTGCTGGTCGATGGCATCGACGTGCGCGACTACCGCATTCCATCGCTGCGCGACAACATCGGCTACGTATTGCAGGATACGGTGCTCTTTCACGGCACCATCTACGAGAACATCGCCTTCGGAAATCCGCACGCCACGAAGGACGAGGTGATGGCCGCCGCGAAGCTGGCTAACGCCGACGAGTTCATCGCGAAGATGCCGCTCGGGTACGACACGCCCGTGGGGGAGCGCGGTTCTACACTCTCGGGCGGGCAGCGACAACGCATTGGCATTGCCCGGGTGATGGTGCGCGATAACCCCATCCTGTTGCTGGACGAGCCAACAGCGGCCCTCGATTCCGAATCGGAGAAGCTGGTGATCGACGCCCTGGAGAAACTGATGAAGGGCAAGACAGTGATCGCCATTGCGCATAGGCTGACGACCATCCGTGACGCCGACCAGATCATTGTCATCTCCGGCGGCGTGGTTGCCGAAGACGGATCGCACGCGGAGCTGCTCCAGAAGAACGGAATCTACGCCGATCTCTACCGGACGCAGTTCGATACCGGCGAAAAGGCAGCCGTCTCGTAG
- a CDS encoding acyltransferase — protein MDSPKRSIPSLDGLRAIAVLLVIFAHVGFVEKVESFAAKSHLGIASTILKIDAGDLGVSLFFVISGYLITTLLLKERLETGRIDLKRFYLRRCFRIFPPFYFYLFVITILWINHRVPLNWGGLISAATYTSNYYPYSLSHPESQGWLVGHTWSLSLEEQFYLFWPVSLHFLGKDKSIKVGIALLLVVPVSRLIMLNSYPGLAFDGQVFRMFHTRIDTIIAGSVLALIWAIPRWRSLLVALTTSKISGLAALLVLVAVLRLNMQSSYFQALVGISLEGILLAYIMLYSIANPNTLIGKLLNNRVVCHFGIISYGLYLWQQLYVGPSFLFHGRRWLIVLMILGSAEISYWIVEKGSYVVRDKMVQQISNPPKVVALGD, from the coding sequence TTGGACTCGCCCAAGCGGTCAATACCCAGTCTTGACGGCCTTCGGGCAATCGCTGTTCTTTTGGTGATCTTCGCCCATGTTGGCTTTGTTGAGAAGGTAGAGTCGTTCGCAGCCAAGTCCCATCTTGGCATCGCATCGACCATCCTGAAAATAGACGCAGGTGATTTGGGTGTATCCCTGTTTTTCGTTATCAGTGGGTATCTCATTACAACATTACTCTTGAAAGAAAGGCTCGAAACCGGCCGAATAGACTTAAAGCGTTTTTACTTGCGCCGTTGTTTTCGCATCTTCCCGCCCTTTTATTTTTATCTCTTTGTCATCACCATCCTGTGGATTAACCATAGGGTCCCCCTGAATTGGGGAGGTCTGATCTCCGCTGCTACTTACACCTCTAACTACTATCCCTATTCTCTTAGCCACCCAGAGTCGCAAGGATGGCTCGTAGGGCATACTTGGTCGCTGAGCTTAGAAGAACAGTTCTATCTTTTCTGGCCTGTATCTTTGCATTTTCTTGGCAAAGATAAGTCGATTAAAGTTGGAATAGCTCTGTTGCTCGTGGTGCCGGTTTCCCGCCTCATAATGTTGAACTCTTATCCAGGGCTCGCATTTGACGGTCAGGTTTTCCGAATGTTTCACACGCGTATCGATACGATTATCGCTGGGAGTGTTCTGGCTCTAATCTGGGCCATTCCACGATGGCGCTCATTACTTGTCGCATTGACTACAAGCAAAATATCTGGGTTAGCAGCTCTTCTGGTATTAGTTGCGGTTCTGAGGCTGAACATGCAATCTTCGTATTTCCAGGCTCTCGTAGGAATAAGTCTTGAGGGCATACTCCTCGCCTACATCATGCTTTACTCCATCGCAAACCCAAACACTTTGATCGGTAAGCTCCTGAACAATCGAGTGGTCTGTCATTTCGGGATAATTTCGTACGGTCTTTATTTGTGGCAGCAATTGTATGTGGGACCGTCCTTTTTATTTCATGGACGGCGTTGGCTGATTGTTCTGATGATCC
- a CDS encoding glutathionylspermidine synthase family protein, with amino-acid sequence MERLPITPRDAWEDKVASAGLVYHSPAGEGPGSPQSDRPYWDESACYRFTEAEIDTLEAAGNTLQQMCLNAAQHIIDKKRYAELEIPTAAIPAIEWAWENEPPAIYSRFDVAYNGDDPPKLLEYNADTPTSLLEAAVIQWAWLEEQFPNADQFNSIHEKLIAKWQDVAPYLSKPVYFAGLDNAEDQLTLAYLRDTAEQAGLPAQPLLMEEIGWNADRQAFVDPDERQIFSIFKLYPWEMMLDEEFGPAALETYKDMRWIEPIWKMLLSNKGLLPILWELYPNHELLLKSCFEGRASDGSLRDYVRKPLHSREGANITVVRNGVTVAETEGPYAGPAIIQALAPEASFADNLRPGAARYPVVGLWMIDQECCGMGIRESSGPITDNLSSFVPHYFE; translated from the coding sequence ATGGAGCGGCTGCCCATCACCCCACGCGACGCCTGGGAAGACAAGGTGGCTTCCGCCGGCCTGGTGTATCACTCGCCTGCCGGTGAAGGCCCCGGCTCTCCGCAATCAGATCGCCCTTACTGGGACGAGTCCGCATGCTATCGCTTTACCGAGGCCGAGATCGACACGCTGGAGGCGGCGGGAAACACGCTACAGCAGATGTGCCTCAACGCCGCGCAGCACATCATCGACAAGAAGCGCTATGCCGAGCTTGAGATTCCTACGGCTGCTATTCCTGCGATCGAGTGGGCGTGGGAGAACGAGCCTCCCGCCATCTACAGCCGCTTCGACGTGGCATACAACGGCGACGACCCGCCCAAGCTGCTGGAGTACAACGCAGACACACCGACATCGCTGCTTGAGGCGGCGGTCATCCAGTGGGCGTGGCTCGAGGAGCAGTTCCCGAACGCCGACCAGTTCAACTCGATCCACGAAAAGCTGATCGCCAAGTGGCAGGATGTCGCGCCGTACCTCTCGAAGCCGGTCTACTTCGCCGGGCTCGACAACGCGGAAGACCAGTTGACGCTGGCTTACCTCCGCGACACCGCCGAGCAGGCCGGTCTGCCGGCACAGCCGCTGCTGATGGAAGAGATCGGATGGAACGCCGACCGTCAGGCCTTCGTCGACCCGGACGAGCGGCAGATCTTCTCCATCTTCAAGCTGTATCCGTGGGAGATGATGCTCGACGAAGAATTTGGCCCGGCGGCGCTCGAAACATACAAGGACATGCGCTGGATCGAGCCGATATGGAAGATGCTTCTCTCGAACAAGGGCCTGCTGCCGATCCTCTGGGAGCTTTACCCCAACCACGAGCTTCTGCTGAAGTCATGCTTCGAGGGACGCGCCAGCGATGGCTCGTTGCGCGACTACGTTCGCAAGCCGCTGCACTCGCGCGAAGGCGCAAACATCACGGTGGTGCGCAACGGCGTCACCGTAGCCGAGACCGAAGGCCCCTATGCAGGCCCCGCGATCATCCAGGCTCTGGCGCCTGAGGCGTCGTTCGCCGACAACCTGCGCCCCGGAGCCGCCCGCTACCCCGTCGTCGGCCTGTGGATGATCGATCAGGAGTGCTGCGGCATGGGGATTCGCGAGTCCTCGGGCCCGATTACCGACAACCTGAGCTCCTTCGTACCACACTACTTTGAATAG